One part of the Sorangiineae bacterium MSr11954 genome encodes these proteins:
- a CDS encoding molybdopterin oxidoreductase family protein: protein MRIAGSPAEPSISGDPDFPVNRGSLCIKGWSSGATLAHPERLTTPLVRNLRGFLDPASWDEALDRTVAGFRAAQARGGCDAVGLFGSGALTNEKAYLLGKFARIALGTRMIDYNGRFCMSSAAAASNRAFGVDRGLPFPLSDIAHADVVLLVGSNVAETMPPIVQYFEAQRARGGKLIVVDPRRSVTALAADLHLRLAPGTDAALAHGLLHLLVRDGAIDTKYIRERTEGFDHVRAAVARYWPERTESLCGVPEAELVLAARLLGHADTVMVLTGRGPEQQSHGVDHATAYIHLALALGMVGKPHAGYGCLTGQGNGQGGREHGQKADQLPGYRRIDDPAAREHVARVWGVDPGSIPGAGESAYEMLDSIGEADGIRALWVVGSNPAVSAPNARRIEARLRELDFLAVSDFFRSETAEMADVVFPAAQWAEESGTTTNLEGRVILRRRAFSPPPEVRTDLTILCDLAARLGKGELFASSDPEHVFDELCRASAGGVADYSAMSYGAIEAQGGLFWPSPRLFAERFPTPTGRARFHPVRDVHPAEEPNESYPLYLTTGRVLAQYQSGTQTRRVPALTKLAHEPLAELHPAVARRHGIADGDVITLTTRRGRAQFAAKVTASIREDTVFVPFHWGGERSANRLTNDALDPTSRMPEFKVCAVRIERTVARDANAANPAKGPGV from the coding sequence ATGCGCATCGCCGGATCGCCCGCGGAGCCCTCGATCTCCGGCGATCCCGATTTCCCCGTCAACCGAGGGAGCCTTTGCATCAAAGGCTGGTCCTCGGGCGCCACCCTCGCGCACCCCGAGAGGCTCACCACCCCGCTGGTGCGCAACCTCCGCGGCTTCCTCGATCCCGCGAGCTGGGACGAGGCGCTCGATCGAACCGTGGCGGGTTTTCGAGCGGCGCAGGCCCGCGGCGGCTGCGATGCGGTGGGCCTCTTCGGCAGCGGCGCGCTCACCAACGAGAAGGCGTACCTGCTCGGCAAGTTCGCCCGAATCGCGCTGGGGACGCGGATGATCGACTACAACGGCCGCTTTTGCATGTCCTCGGCCGCCGCCGCCTCGAACCGCGCGTTCGGCGTCGATCGCGGGCTGCCTTTTCCGCTGTCGGACATCGCGCACGCCGATGTCGTTCTCCTGGTGGGCAGCAATGTGGCCGAGACCATGCCGCCCATCGTGCAGTACTTCGAGGCGCAGCGGGCGCGCGGCGGAAAGCTCATCGTGGTCGATCCGCGCCGCTCGGTCACCGCCTTGGCGGCCGATCTGCATCTGCGGCTGGCCCCCGGCACCGACGCGGCGCTCGCCCACGGGCTCTTGCACCTGCTCGTGCGCGATGGAGCCATCGATACCAAGTACATCCGCGAGCGCACCGAGGGCTTCGACCACGTTCGCGCGGCCGTCGCCCGCTACTGGCCGGAGCGCACGGAGTCGCTCTGCGGGGTGCCCGAGGCGGAGCTGGTCCTGGCCGCGCGGCTCTTGGGGCACGCGGACACGGTCATGGTGCTCACCGGCCGCGGACCGGAGCAACAGTCGCACGGGGTCGATCATGCGACGGCGTACATCCACTTGGCGCTGGCGCTCGGGATGGTCGGCAAGCCCCACGCCGGATACGGCTGCCTCACGGGCCAGGGGAATGGACAAGGAGGCCGCGAGCACGGCCAAAAAGCCGATCAGCTCCCGGGCTACCGCCGCATCGACGATCCCGCGGCGCGCGAGCACGTGGCGCGCGTGTGGGGCGTGGACCCGGGCTCGATCCCCGGCGCCGGAGAGTCGGCGTACGAGATGCTCGACTCCATCGGCGAGGCGGACGGCATCCGCGCGCTCTGGGTCGTCGGCTCCAACCCTGCCGTGTCAGCGCCCAACGCGCGGCGCATCGAGGCGCGCCTTCGCGAGCTCGATTTTCTGGCGGTGTCCGACTTCTTCCGCTCGGAGACGGCCGAAATGGCCGACGTCGTCTTCCCCGCCGCCCAATGGGCCGAGGAGTCGGGGACGACGACCAACCTGGAGGGCCGCGTCATCCTGCGCCGCCGCGCATTTTCCCCACCCCCCGAGGTGCGCACGGATCTCACCATCCTGTGCGATCTCGCCGCACGCCTCGGCAAGGGCGAGCTCTTCGCCTCCAGCGATCCCGAGCATGTCTTCGACGAGCTATGCCGCGCCAGCGCGGGCGGCGTCGCCGATTACTCGGCGATGAGCTACGGCGCCATCGAGGCGCAAGGCGGCTTGTTCTGGCCCTCCCCCCGCCTCTTCGCCGAGCGCTTCCCGACCCCCACCGGGCGCGCGCGCTTCCACCCCGTTCGCGACGTGCACCCGGCCGAAGAGCCCAACGAATCGTACCCGCTTTATCTCACCACCGGCCGCGTGCTCGCCCAGTACCAATCGGGCACGCAGACGCGCCGCGTGCCGGCCTTGACGAAGCTCGCGCACGAGCCTCTGGCGGAGCTCCACCCGGCGGTGGCGCGCCGCCATGGCATCGCCGATGGAGACGTGATCACCCTGACCACGCGGCGCGGTCGCGCCCAATTTGCGGCCAAGGTCACGGCGAGCATCCGCGAGGACACCGTGTTCGTGCCCTTTCACTGGGGCGGCGAGCGATCGGCCAACCGGCTCACCAACGATGCGCTCGATCCTACGAGCCGCATGCCGGAGTTCAAAGTGTGCGCGGTGCGCATCGAGCGCACGGTGGCGAGGGACGCAAACGCAGCGAATCCAGCGAAGGGACCCGGGGTATGA
- a CDS encoding MFS transporter, with the protein MSRWIADWNPEDEAFWQREGERIARRNLIWSILAENIGFSVWLMWSVVATRLPKVGFDYTTDQLFLLVALPGLVGAFMRFPYTFAVPRFGGRNWTVVSALLLMIPTTALALLVTRPATPFWWMALAASTAGLGGGNFASSMANISFFYPDKKKGLALGLNAAGGNIGVSSVQLLTPMAIGIGGLHLQNAGLMWMPLIALAAIGAFAFMNNLKVARSNFRDQVTVAKRKHTWVMAWLYIGTFGSFVGYSAAFPLLLKTQFPDASTTLAFVGPLVGSIARPLGGMLADRFGGARMTFWNFVAMGCATMGVVYFVGAGSLPGFLGTFGLLFVTTGIGNGSTFRMIPVIFRAEALKDAGPDGTEAALARARRESAAVLGLTSAIGALGGYFIPRAFGASIRATHGPTTALAFFVAFYCTCVAITWWYYLRTSWFVGRAPSLAAANV; encoded by the coding sequence ATGTCGCGGTGGATTGCAGATTGGAATCCCGAGGACGAGGCTTTTTGGCAGCGTGAAGGGGAGCGCATCGCGCGGAGGAACCTCATTTGGTCGATCCTCGCCGAGAACATTGGATTCTCGGTTTGGCTGATGTGGAGTGTGGTGGCGACCCGCCTGCCCAAGGTCGGATTCGACTATACGACCGATCAGCTCTTTCTCTTGGTGGCGCTCCCGGGGTTGGTCGGCGCCTTCATGCGCTTCCCGTACACGTTCGCCGTCCCCCGGTTCGGCGGGCGCAATTGGACGGTGGTCAGCGCGCTGCTCCTGATGATCCCCACCACGGCGCTCGCGCTGTTGGTCACCCGCCCCGCCACGCCGTTTTGGTGGATGGCCCTCGCCGCCTCGACCGCCGGCCTCGGGGGCGGGAATTTCGCGTCCAGCATGGCCAATATTTCCTTCTTCTACCCGGACAAAAAGAAGGGGCTCGCGCTGGGCCTCAACGCGGCCGGCGGCAACATCGGCGTGAGCAGCGTGCAGCTCCTGACGCCCATGGCCATCGGCATCGGCGGTCTGCATCTGCAGAACGCAGGGCTCATGTGGATGCCGCTGATTGCGCTGGCGGCCATCGGGGCGTTTGCCTTCATGAACAACTTGAAGGTGGCGCGCTCCAATTTCCGCGATCAAGTGACGGTGGCCAAGCGAAAGCACACGTGGGTGATGGCGTGGCTCTACATCGGGACCTTTGGCTCCTTCGTGGGCTATTCGGCGGCGTTCCCGCTCTTGCTGAAGACGCAGTTTCCCGATGCCTCGACCACCCTCGCCTTCGTGGGGCCGCTGGTGGGCTCCATCGCGCGACCGCTGGGCGGAATGCTGGCCGATAGATTCGGCGGCGCGCGCATGACGTTCTGGAACTTCGTGGCCATGGGGTGCGCGACCATGGGGGTGGTCTACTTCGTGGGCGCCGGGAGCTTGCCGGGCTTCCTCGGCACCTTCGGGCTTTTGTTCGTCACCACCGGCATCGGAAACGGCTCCACCTTCCGCATGATTCCGGTCATCTTCCGCGCGGAGGCGTTGAAGGACGCAGGACCCGACGGGACCGAAGCGGCCCTCGCCCGCGCGCGTCGCGAGAGCGCGGCGGTGCTCGGCCTCACGTCGGCCATCGGTGCGCTCGGCGGGTACTTCATTCCGCGAGCCTTCGGCGCCTCCATCCGCGCGACCCATGGCCCCACCACCGCCCTGGCGTTCTTCGTTGCGTTCTACTGCACCTGCGTCGCCATCACGTGGTGGTACTACCTACGCACCTCGTGGTTCGTGGGGCGCGCGCCCAGCCTTGCAGCCGCCAATGTATGA